One segment of Carya illinoinensis cultivar Pawnee chromosome 13, C.illinoinensisPawnee_v1, whole genome shotgun sequence DNA contains the following:
- the LOC122291158 gene encoding uncharacterized protein LOC122291158 has translation METFRKALECCFLKAIQTRGSRYTWANNRRGRSFTKEKLDRALANPTWKHLFKDGCCSVEPTVKSDHSPLVVFIGNRNSYGILHSKCSRMEAAWLLKEDCAQTIKAAWGKAASGEDLSTIMKRRLLNCRYALNTWNAKTNKKIPADIKEKLVKLKHLQENGRGEHIDSASNLQKKLTNL, from the coding sequence ATGGAAACATTTAGAAAGGCCCTTGAATGTTGCTTCTTAAAAGCAATCCAGACTAGAGGCTCAAGATACACTTGGGCAAACAATAGAAGAGGGAGAAGCTTTACCAAAGAAAAGTTAGATCGAGCTCTAGCAAACCCAACTTGGAAGCATTTGTTCAAGGATGGTTGCTGCTCTGTGGAACCGACAGTAAAATCAGACCACTCTCCACTTGTTGTCTTTATTGGGAATAGAAATTCTTATGGAATACTACATTCAAAATGCTCCAGGATGGAAGCAGCATGGTTACTAAAAGAAGACTGCGCTCAAACTATAAAGGCGGCTTGGGGAAAAGCAGCTAGTGGTGAAGACCTTTCAACCATTATGAAGAGAAGACTTCTCAATTGCAGGTATGCTCTAAACACATGGAAtgccaaaacaaacaaaaagatccCTGCAGATATAAAGGAAAAACTGGTAAAACTGAAGCACCTGCAAGAAAATGGAAGAGGGGAGCATATAGATTCTGCTTCAAATCTGCAAAAGAAATTGACCAATCTCTAG